TCGGAAACCACAGGTCGTACCAGTCGCGCTCGGCGAGCTCGGCTTTCGGTACACCGCGCGGCGGCCGCCGCACGGTGCCCAGGCGCAGTCCTTCACCGGGCAGGCGCGGGCTGCCGAGTTTCACGATGAATACGCTCACTCCGCGCTCACTCCGCGCTCACCCGGCCTGACCGAACTGCGGCCTGCGCCGCGCGACGAAGGCCTGAACGGCTTCCGCGAAGTCGGCGCCAGCGGCGCTGCGGCCGAAGGCGGCGGCCTCGGCGGCCAGCTGGTCCGCCAGCGGCTGACCCGCTGCGCCTTCGCCGGCGGCGTTCAGCAGCCGTTTGATTTCGGCGTACGCATGGCGCGGGCCGTGGGCGATATGGGTCACTTCAGCGTCGAGTGCGTGCTCGAAGTCGGCCACCGGCACGACACGCTCGACCAGACCGAGCGCCTTCGCTTCGTGCGCGTCGAAGCGGCGCGCGCTCCACATCAGTTCGCGCGCACGGCGCTCGCCCAGCGCGCGGCTCAGGAAGGCGGACTGCCCGCCGGCACCCGGCTGGGCCAGCGCGATGCCGGCAGTGCTGAACAGCGCGTCGTCGGCGGCCACGGCGAAATCGGACGCCAGCATCAGCGACAGACCATAGCCCACGCAATCTCCGCGCACTGCTGCGATCACCGGCTGGTGCGCCGCGCGCAGTGCGAGGATGACCGGATTGACCTGGTCGGCGACCAGCGCCTCGAACGACGCCTGCCGCGCGGCCGGACCGAGGGCGAGGCTTTGCGAGAACTCATGCACGTCACCGCCGGCACTGAAACTGGCACCTTCGCCACGCAGCACGAGCAGTTCGCAGGCAGGATCGGCGAGCACTTCGCCGATCGCCATCCGCAATGCGCGCATCATCGCCGTGCTGTAGGCATTGCGCCGGGACGGGCGCGACATGGTCAGCGTGGCGACGCCACCGTCGCAGCGGGTCAGGATGCGGCCGTCGCCGCCGGCGTCAGTCTGTGCAGTCACGTGTCAGGCCTGTGCGCCGAACGGACCCGGCGGCTCGATGTTCAGGAAGTTGTCATGGAACACTTCCAGGGTGGTTCGATGCGCCACGCTGACCACGGTACAGCCTGGCAGGCGTTCGACGATCAGTTGGTACATCTGCGCTTCGGTCGCATTGTCGAGCGCGCTCGACGACTCGTCCATGAACAGGATATCCGGCCGGTACAGCAGCGCCCGGGCAAACGCCAGCCGCTGCTGCTCGCCGGGTGACAGCTGGTGACTCCAGCGCGCCGATTCGTCGAGCCGCGCCACCAGATGGGGCAGGCGACAGTCGATCAGTGCCTGAGCCATGGCCGCGGGGTCAACGCTGTCGGTCGATGCCGGATAGGCCAGGGTGTCTTTCAGCAGACCGTCGGCCAGATAGTTCTTCTGCGGCATGAACATGATGCGCTTCGCATCGGGCAGCGTGATGCGACCGCTGCCGAAGGGCCACAGCCCGGCGATTGCACGCAGCAGCGTGCTCTTGCCGACGCCCGACGGTCCACGCACCAGCCAGCGCTCGCCCGGCGCGAAGGTGAACCCGCGGATGGTCGACAGAAGGCGTCCCGACGGCAGACCGAGCGCGATCGATTCGCCGGTGATGGCCCGACTGGCCGGGTCGCGCTCGAGTGCGATGCCATCGGCAGGGGGCTGCGCCATGACTGCCTCCATCGTGGTCAGGCGACGTACCCGCGCCGAAAGCTGGAACAGGTCGCGGTAGGACAGTGCGAACCAGGCCACCGCCGAGGTCGTGGCGGCGAAGGCGGCGATGTCCTGCATCAGCGTACCCAGAGACAGTTCGCCGGTGAGCACCTTGGGCGATACGGCGATGATGGGTACCAGCACCGCGATGACGGAGAATGTCGTGGTGGTCAGGTTCAGATACACGTTGTGCCGCATCAACAGCGCCCAGTTGCGGCGGATTTCACCGAACAGCTGCTGCAGCCTCGTCTGCTCGACCGCCTGGCCGCGGTACAGCGCGATCTGTTCGGCCGCATCGCGCACCCTGCCGAGCGCAAAGCGGAAATCGGCCTCGCAGGTCTGCTGCACCACGGTGAGGCCGGCCAGACGATGGCCGGCGAAGTGGGTCACCACGGTCTGCAACACACCCCAGCCGATGGCCAGCCAGAACAGGTAGCCGGGAACGGTCAGCACCGTGCCCCCGACATCGAAACTCATCGGCCCGGCGCTTTGCCACAATATCCAGCCCATGGAGCCGAGCGTGCCCAGATTGGCGATGAAACCGAGACCCAGACTGATCATCAGCTTCACGTATTCGCTGATGTCCTGCGACAGCCGCTGGTCCGGGTTGTCGCACTGCGCGTCGCGCTCCATGCGGTAGAAGGTGTCGTCCTTCAGCCAGCGCCGCATCATCGAATCGGTGAGGCTGCGCCGCCAGCGGATTTCCAGCGCCTGTTCGAGATAACCGAGCAGCGTCGTCACGATCACCAGAATGGCGACGGCGACGAAGAACAGGGTGATGCTGCTGTTGAAGCCCGGTGCATCGAGCTTCTGCAGCGCATCGTAGAACGCCTTCTGCAGCTCGTTCAACCACACATTGAGCGCGGTGCTGGCGGCCACCAGTGCGACCAGGATCAGCGCGAGCAGCCAGTACCGGTAGCGCCCCGGCGCCTCGCGCCAGAAGGGTGCCGCGAGGCGGAAGGTGTGCTTCAGGATGGCGATCATGACGACGTGACCCGGGGCAGAAGTGTAGGCGGGTGAATGCGGGGAGCGCGCGTGCGATGTGTGCGATGTGTGCGACTCAGCCGGTTGGCGCAGCCGGGCCCCCGGTTTCGATGGCGGGCTGCTCCAGCGTGAACTCGAATACCGCACCGACGCCTACGCTGCCGCGTGCCCGGATTTCACCGCCATGATGGCGAACGATGCGCTGCACGATGCTCAGCCCGACGCCGGAACCGGCGTATTCGCTCGCCAGGTGCAGACGGCGGAAGGGCTCGAACAGATGCCGGGCGTAAGCCATGTCGAATCCGGCGCCGTTGTCGGTTACCCGGTACCACTGACGTCCGTCCTCGACGAAGGCGTCGATGGCCACGCGCGGATCCGCCGCCTTCGCCGAGTATTTGCAGGCGTTGCCGAGCAGGTTCTGCCACACCTGGGCCAGCATCGCTTCGTCGCCGGTGGCGCATGGCAGGTCACCGATGCGCAGCGTGGTGCGGCCGGTCTCGCCCATGTCGGTCAGCAGCGCCCACGCGCGGGCGGCGCTGGCCGCCATGTCGATGCGTACCGGTTCGAGCGGGTGCGGCGCGGCGCCAGCGAGCCGGGTCAGCGCCTCGATGATGTCATCCATGCGACGCGCGACATTTTCGATGCGTTCGGCATTCCTCAGCACCTTGTCGAAATTGCCCGCCTGCAGATCGCCACGCAGCATGCGGGAGAAACCGCGGATGATGCGCAGCGGCCCGCGCAGGTCATGGGAGATCGAAGCGGTCAGCGTTTGCAGCTCATCCTGGGTGCCGGCCAGTGCCACCCGTGCCTGGGCCAGCGCTTCGGCCTGCCGGTGCGCCGATTCGGTCAGCGCATCGTAGGCGGCACGCAGTGCATCGCTGTCGCGCAGCAGGTCGGTGACATCGCGGATGATGGAAAACACCTCGCGTGTGCCGTCCGACCGGAATTCCTCGGACGACACCAGACAGGCACGCATGTCGCCGTCTGCCCTGCGCAGGCGCACCGGCGTGCTGCTCACTTCGCCGTCGGTACGCATCAGTTCGCGCAGGGCGCGCAGTCCATCCGGATCGACGAGCGCCGGCAGCGCGTCGATCGGCTGGCCGACGAGCGTGTCCGCCTCGGCGCCCGCCAGCCGGCACAGTGCGTCGTTGACGTCGAGTACCCGGCCGCTGTGGTAGTCGCTGATCAGCATGGCGTCCGGGTGATGGGTGAAGGCACACGCCAGCCGGTCTTCGGCCCGCTGCAGGGCCTGTTCCGCTTCGGCTCGACGGCTGCGTTCGCGCGCGGTCTGCGCCGCTCGGCGACGCAGCCGCAGCGCCAGCCAGCCCAGTACGACGGCCGCCCCTGCGGCGAGCAGCATCAGGTCCATGCGCTGGGTGACCACGCGCGCCTCGAGCACGCCTTGATCGGCTGCCGCGCGGTGGCTGCTGAGCCACTTCATGCGCAGTGCGTCGAGCTGGCCGGAGCGTTCGAGTGACTTGAGCGCAGCATTCAACACCTCGCGCAGCGCCTCATTCTCCGGCGCCACCGCGAAGCCATAGTCCTGCAGCCGCAGCATGAAGTTGCTTGCCACCACCGCGTCGTACTGACCGCTTGCGAGCAGCTTGTCGCCATAGGCGCGCGGCATCAATGCGAACTCGGCTGCGCCGTCGCGCAGAGCCGCGAGCGCGGCCGCGTGATCGGCGACGTTCAGAAATCGGTACTGCTCGCCGGAGAAGAAATTTGCCCGCGTTTCGCGCATCGGTTCGCTGTCGGGCACGGCAATCGTGCCATGTGCCAGGTCGGCCAGAGAAACCGGTGCATCGGTGTCGCGACGGTGATAGATGGACATGGCGGGTGTGGCATGCGCGGTGGCAAACGCCGCCCACTGTTCGCGGCTGCGCGTGCGCGACATCGCAATCAGATCCAGCCGCCCGGCCTGGAAATCGGCTTCGATGGCTGACCAGTCGTCCAGCCGCGGGACGATCTCGAGGCCCGTTACGCGCGCCAGTTCGGCGATCAGTTCGATCTGGAAACCCTGTGGCTGACCGCTTTCATCGATGAACTCGAAGGGTCGGAAATCGCGGTCGCCACCGTAGCTCAGCGTGTCGGCCAATATCGCACTGCAAGTGCCGAAACAGAGCGTCACGACAAGCAGCAGGCGCAGTGCGAAATGGAAAAGGCCGCTGCTGCGCAGACTTGACGCCGGCAGGCAAATCTTCGTCGAATGCTTTGGGCGGAACCAGTGCGTCATCGCTTGAATGAAGTGGGCTGCAGCGGCTGCGGACTTGTTCGTTTTGTGGCCCGGACACCCTGCAGGGCGCAAGACTACAAGATATTTACCCTGCGGCGTCGCGCGGTGCGCGTCGGTCACTGGGGTCAGCGGCAGCGATGGCCCCCAATCACACAATAATTTTAGGGTTTTTCTGCGGGCGCCTGCTGAACTGCAGGATTGGCGCACCCGGCAGGCCGCGCGCACGACCGGGATGTGCGTGCTGGTGAAGGCGGAGCCATGGGTCATGACCGTCCGGCCGGATCCGCATGGCACGCGAATGGTATTCATGGCTCATGACGGGCGCAAAGGCTTATGCTGATGTCAGACGCCTCGTGATGTGAAACCAGAAAGCCAGTCGGTGCCCGAACAGACCGGCCTCGCGTTCATCCGGATGGCGCCGATGCGTCATCGCCACCGGCACGACGTTGGCCGCCGGGTGTCTTTACCTTACGACGCGCTGATCAGCGCCCGCAGATGCGGCCTGGCGCAGCGGGCTGCTCAAGTGAAGCCGCCTTGCTGCCGATACTCACCCACGTCCCGATCGGCACATGAGGACATCGAGGAGACCACACCCAATGCAGGACACCCCCCGCGACTTGGCGGCGCGCGAGCAATCGGCCTCTCCCGCGGTCACGGTCGCACTACGCGCGCTGATCGTCGAAGACAATCCGGTCGATCTTTGCGTGCTGCTCGTCCGCCTGAGGGCCGGTGGCTACGACGTCACGTCGGTGTGCGTCGAAACACCGGGCGAGCTGCGCGATGCGCTGGTGCGAGGGGGATGGGACATTGTCATCAGCGACTACCTGCTGCCGACCTTCAATGGTCTGGACGCACTGAACATCGTCAAGCGCTTCGACCCCGATCTGCCGCTCATCATCGTGTCCGGCGGCATCGGCGAAGACATCGCGGTCGAAGCGATGCGGGCCGGCGCACAGGATTACCTGCTGAAGAAGAACCTGCAGCGCCTGCCGGCCGTCATCCACCGAGAGCTGAAGAAGGCGGCGGCGCAGCGCGAGCAGCTGGCGGCGAACGCGGTGCTGCGCGAGAGCGAACTGCGCCTGCAGAGCATTCTCGCCACGCTGGAAGACATCATCTGGTCGATCGACCTCAGAACGCAGCGACTGGTGTATCTCAACCCGGCCGCGGTCAACATCTATGGCGTACCGGCGGAGGCATTCCTCGACGGCCGCATCGACTGGCTCGACATGGTGCACCCGGACGATCGCGAGCGCATGCGACATTCGCTGAAGGAAGTGTCGAAGGTCGGCAGTCTGTCGAGCGAATACCGCATCGTGCGGCCCGATGGCGAGGTGCGCTGGATTCATGACCGGGCGCGCGTGGTCTGCAACGATTCGGGCGCGCGCCTGCGCGTCGACGGCATCGCCCGCGACGTGACAGAACACAAGTTCAGCGAAGCCAAGCTCTACCAGGCGGCGAACTTCGACGCCCTGACCGGTCTGCCCAACCGCGCCATGCTGAGCGACCGCCTCAACCGCGCGCTGGTCCGCCAGGCCGACGGGAAAACCATGCTGGCAGTGCTGTTCGTCGACATCGACCGCTTCAAGGTGATCAACGACAGCATGGGTCACGATGCCGGCGACGAACTGCTGCGCCAGATCACCGAACGCCTGTCGCTCGCCCTGCGCGCGAGCGACACGCTGGCCCGCCTTGGCGGCGACGAATTCGTCATCGTGCTGCCCGACCTGCATCGCGTGGCCGACGCCGAAACGGTGTGCCGCAACCTGATGCGCGCCATCGAGCCGCCGGTCGAACTGCTCGGCCATCCGATCTACTGCACCGCCAGCATGGGTGTAGCCCTGTTCCCGAGGGACGGCGACGATGCGGGCACATTG
The sequence above is a segment of the Methyloversatilis sp. RAC08 genome. Coding sequences within it:
- a CDS encoding transporter substrate-binding domain-containing protein; the protein is MNTIRVPCGSGRTVMTHGSAFTSTHIPVVRAACRVRQSCSSAGARRKTLKLLCDWGPSLPLTPVTDAHRATPQGKYLVVLRPAGCPGHKTNKSAAAAAHFIQAMTHWFRPKHSTKICLPASSLRSSGLFHFALRLLLVVTLCFGTCSAILADTLSYGGDRDFRPFEFIDESGQPQGFQIELIAELARVTGLEIVPRLDDWSAIEADFQAGRLDLIAMSRTRSREQWAAFATAHATPAMSIYHRRDTDAPVSLADLAHGTIAVPDSEPMRETRANFFSGEQYRFLNVADHAAALAALRDGAAEFALMPRAYGDKLLASGQYDAVVASNFMLRLQDYGFAVAPENEALREVLNAALKSLERSGQLDALRMKWLSSHRAAADQGVLEARVVTQRMDLMLLAAGAAVVLGWLALRLRRRAAQTARERSRRAEAEQALQRAEDRLACAFTHHPDAMLISDYHSGRVLDVNDALCRLAGAEADTLVGQPIDALPALVDPDGLRALRELMRTDGEVSSTPVRLRRADGDMRACLVSSEEFRSDGTREVFSIIRDVTDLLRDSDALRAAYDALTESAHRQAEALAQARVALAGTQDELQTLTASISHDLRGPLRIIRGFSRMLRGDLQAGNFDKVLRNAERIENVARRMDDIIEALTRLAGAAPHPLEPVRIDMAASAARAWALLTDMGETGRTTLRIGDLPCATGDEAMLAQVWQNLLGNACKYSAKAADPRVAIDAFVEDGRQWYRVTDNGAGFDMAYARHLFEPFRRLHLASEYAGSGVGLSIVQRIVRHHGGEIRARGSVGVGAVFEFTLEQPAIETGGPAAPTG
- a CDS encoding enoyl-CoA hydratase/isomerase family protein; amino-acid sequence: MTAQTDAGGDGRILTRCDGGVATLTMSRPSRRNAYSTAMMRALRMAIGEVLADPACELLVLRGEGASFSAGGDVHEFSQSLALGPAARQASFEALVADQVNPVILALRAAHQPVIAAVRGDCVGYGLSLMLASDFAVAADDALFSTAGIALAQPGAGGQSAFLSRALGERRARELMWSARRFDAHEAKALGLVERVVPVADFEHALDAEVTHIAHGPRHAYAEIKRLLNAAGEGAAGQPLADQLAAEAAAFGRSAAGADFAEAVQAFVARRRPQFGQAG
- a CDS encoding ABC transporter ATP-binding protein/permease, whose translation is MIAILKHTFRLAAPFWREAPGRYRYWLLALILVALVAASTALNVWLNELQKAFYDALQKLDAPGFNSSITLFFVAVAILVIVTTLLGYLEQALEIRWRRSLTDSMMRRWLKDDTFYRMERDAQCDNPDQRLSQDISEYVKLMISLGLGFIANLGTLGSMGWILWQSAGPMSFDVGGTVLTVPGYLFWLAIGWGVLQTVVTHFAGHRLAGLTVVQQTCEADFRFALGRVRDAAEQIALYRGQAVEQTRLQQLFGEIRRNWALLMRHNVYLNLTTTTFSVIAVLVPIIAVSPKVLTGELSLGTLMQDIAAFAATTSAVAWFALSYRDLFQLSARVRRLTTMEAVMAQPPADGIALERDPASRAITGESIALGLPSGRLLSTIRGFTFAPGERWLVRGPSGVGKSTLLRAIAGLWPFGSGRITLPDAKRIMFMPQKNYLADGLLKDTLAYPASTDSVDPAAMAQALIDCRLPHLVARLDESARWSHQLSPGEQQRLAFARALLYRPDILFMDESSSALDNATEAQMYQLIVERLPGCTVVSVAHRTTLEVFHDNFLNIEPPGPFGAQA
- a CDS encoding putative bifunctional diguanylate cyclase/phosphodiesterase gives rise to the protein MQDTPRDLAAREQSASPAVTVALRALIVEDNPVDLCVLLVRLRAGGYDVTSVCVETPGELRDALVRGGWDIVISDYLLPTFNGLDALNIVKRFDPDLPLIIVSGGIGEDIAVEAMRAGAQDYLLKKNLQRLPAVIHRELKKAAAQREQLAANAVLRESELRLQSILATLEDIIWSIDLRTQRLVYLNPAAVNIYGVPAEAFLDGRIDWLDMVHPDDRERMRHSLKEVSKVGSLSSEYRIVRPDGEVRWIHDRARVVCNDSGARLRVDGIARDVTEHKFSEAKLYQAANFDALTGLPNRAMLSDRLNRALVRQADGKTMLAVLFVDIDRFKVINDSMGHDAGDELLRQITERLSLALRASDTLARLGGDEFVIVLPDLHRVADAETVCRNLMRAIEPPVELLGHPIYCTASMGVALFPRDGDDAGTLLKHADLAMYRAKKEGRNTLRFYNPEEGGAANNRLELERELRAALVNDEFVLQYQPKVDLTCDGRIAGFEALVRWRHPSRGLLSPLEFIPLAEETGLIVPIGTWVLRQACTQARIWVNEFGPHLRMAVNLSARQFAGSDLVETVTSALRDSGLDPGNLEVEITESLLMQDAGKSVRVLRQIKDMGVSIAVDDFGTGYSSLAYLKRFPLDVIKIDRSFVRDISVDQDDAAICASILAMAHALRMEVVAEGVETMPQLAFLQEHGCQVMQGFLFSRPLPAADATALLASGRRQRLGGGE